A window of the Bos indicus x Bos taurus breed Angus x Brahman F1 hybrid chromosome X, Bos_hybrid_MaternalHap_v2.0, whole genome shotgun sequence genome harbors these coding sequences:
- the LOC113887569 gene encoding melanoma-associated antigen B4-like: MSAERTCLICQPSLVPLLMPREDCLQCPMAHSPLLLSGLRGQADQENRSPVGPRALPLRTPQKWLPFKPGRTLLAEGSHSMSLSLLQVPSCLLSCPHSHLWPLTCCHHASEAQEQSHARGKCRQVRGDTQEAQASAAEAPKEECPSSPSSAPQGSLPSSPAAGDHQQLQGAMVPSSPDAGPSCAASDEGAQGPEEESAGASQEAPATQSTRKDPLARKARILVEFLLEKYTKKEPITQSALMKIISRKYRQHFSEILSTARERVELVFGLEMKEVDRSRNIYTLISKLNLGANDCPSDDGGLPKSGLLMVLLGVIFMNGNCATEEEIWEFLSMLGIYAGRRHCIFGEPRRLITKDLVQKEYLNYGRVPNSDPPCYEFLWGPRACAETSKMKVLEVLAKLHGRVPSSFPDLYDEALRDQAERAGWRGVARAPTMAEASAPSRAKSCSSSHIYGGGQGTLFPLSWERAVKLLNSAK; the protein is encoded by the coding sequence ATGTCAGCTGAGAGGACCTGCCTCATCTGCCAGCCCTCACTGGTCCCCCTTTTAATGCCCAGGGAGGACTGTCTGCAGTGCCCCATGGCTCACTCTCCATTGCTACTCAGCGGGCTCAGGGGACAGGCTGACCAGGAGAACAGGAGCCCTGTGGGTCCTAGAGCACTGCCCTTGAGGACCCCTCAGAAGTGGCTTCCATTCAAGCCAGGGAGGACTCTCCTCGCTGAAGGTTCTCACAGCATGTCCTTGTCCCTCCTCCAGGTGCCTtcctgcctgctttcctgcccgCACTCCCACCTGTGGCCCCTTACCTGCTGTCACCATGCCTCGGAGGCACAGGAGCAATCCCATGCCCGAGGGAAATGCCGCCAGGTCCGGGGGGACACTCAGGAGGCCCAGGCCAGTGCTGCTGAAGCCCCAAAGGAGGagtgcccctcctccccttcttctgcccctcAGGGTTCTCTCCCGAGCTCCCCTGCTGCTGGTGATCACCAGCAGCTTCAGGGAGCCATGGTCCCTAGCTCTCCTGATGCAGGGCCTTCATGTGCAGCATCTGATGAAGGTGCCCAGGGCCCGGAGGAGGAAAGTGCAGGTGCCTCCCAGGAAGCCCCTGCCACTCAGAGCACTCGCAAAGATCCTCTGGCCAGGAAGGCCAGGATACTCGTGGAGTTCCTGCTGGAGAAGTACACCAAGAAGGAGCCCATCACGCAGAGCGCCCTGATGAAAATCATCAGCAGGAAGTACAGGCAGCACTTCTCTGAGATCCTCAGTACAGCCCGTGAGCGCGTGGAGCTGGTCTTTGGCCTGGAGATGAAGGAAGTCGACCGTAGCAGGAATATCTACACCCTCATCAGCAAGCTCAACCTCGGGGCAAATGACTGTCCGAGTGATGATGGGGGGCTGCCCAAGTCCGGTCTCCTCATGGTGCTCCTGGGGGTCATCTTCATGAATGGTAACTGTGCCACCGAGGAGGAGATCTGGGAATTCCTCAGTATGTTGGGGATCTATGCTGGGAGGAGGCACTGCATCTTTGGGGAGCCCAGAAGGCTCATCACCAAAGACCTGGTGCAGAAGGAGTACCTGAACTACGGCCGGGTGCCCAATAGTGATCCTCCATGCTACGAGTTCTTGTGGGGCCCGAGAGCTTGTGCTGAGACCAGTAAGATGAAGGTACTGGAGGTTCTAGCCAAGTTACATGGTAGGGTCCCTAGTTCCTTCCCAGACCTCTATGACGAGGCTCTGAGAGATCAGGCGGAGAGAGCAGGGTGGAGAGGTGTGGCCAGGGCTCCCACCATGGCTGAGGCCAGTGCCCCTTCCAGGGCCAAGTCCTGCAGCTCCTCCCACATCTACGGAGGGGGGCAGGGCACTTTGTTCCCTTTGTcttgggagagagcagtcaagctgCTAAATAGTGCAAAGTAG